gttttttgttatttgttgataatgattttttaagatttttatattttatcttttttatctatttatttatttttttttattttaatagtttacacattcttattttcttgaacCTTGTGTATTAATACTGTTTTAAAAGGTTTCCACTTCccaattcgtgtttttttcttattttggtcttcctttggcTTGTCTTGTGGCtgttccagctttttttttactcttctttcttcagtgttttaatttatgttttttttttttttttgggggggggctacatttgtatttttttttttttttttagtattttgactttttttcattttctagtaTTTGTGTTTggctcctttttattttattataaatacttttgacattatcatcttttattttaagtttaacttttttttgttttgacttgtaaatttcttttcttgtaatgttgtttttccactggttatttatttatttatttatttatttattttagtgtttggcttaatgttattttagtgactattttttttgtttcttcatgttgtctccattttttttttatttattttttctactctaattattattatttttattgttttacattTTAGTGTTACGgctccatatttttttattaatttagtgttttcacttattttcttttattgttttgaactattttttttattgctttgactccattttcttctttcattgttttttttccccattattttgatttaatttccatttttttttctagagttTTGATTCcatcttatttttactttttaatgttgTGAATTCTTTTTTCATTGAATGTTTTGACATTTCCCTGTTATTTTAGTGTTCattatttcttcgtttttttttttatgttttgactccatttttctttttttttcacattttccacattttgtattttagtgttttgaatgttttcaatgtttttattatttttcagcgtttttactttttgtttcttttactgattgaactccatttttttgttttattattttgctccATTTCGTATTCTgggtatatttcatattttttttagtattttgatttttttaatgttttcactccattttttcttttttcttttttacttttttttagtgtttcaactttttgtttgtttactcctgcctctttgttttgacttttatttttttatttatttatttatttatttatttatttatttatttttttttttttgtgtgtgtgtgtgtgtgtgtgtgtgtgtgtgtgtgtgtgtgtgtgttttcactacttttacagtgttttgaatttttgtagtttatttttactttttttttccttttagtgttttgatgtttttgtagtgtttttgactccatttatttatttttttcttttttgtgttttgccttttatccttttttagtatcttcattatttttcttaatatttttagttattgtctttttattgttttgacttctatttcattttttttaatgttttgactcattttctttttttattattttgcttcaatttttcttttttttatgttttgactccatgtttttttttttctattctagtTTAATTTTTAGTGTTGCGACTcctttattagtgttttgattctaattttagagttttgatattttttttttattgttttggtttctttattgttttggcTCCTACTTTAGTGTGTTGAGCTTTAGTAgtgttttaactgtttttttttatttcttagtttttaaacttctttttttcattttgtttattttttgtctttttgttttattattttaacacttttctcttaatatgcatttttttttaatatgttaatatttgtttttcttttttttgtattttcacttcatttttttttcaattttggcTCACTGtaatgttttgacttgtttgtattttcattcattttttactaatttttctttattttctttattttcttttttagtgttttactccatttatttttttttttagtgttttgacaaCATTTTCTCTTGTGACTCCTTTGtagtgtttttagtttttagtttctttttgtgtttttttgtgttttatctaCTTTTCTAGTGTTTAGATTTCTTGTTTTAgagttgatttctttttttttagttgttttgacactttttgtagtatttttgtcttctttttagtgttttgacatttttttcagtattttcaccactttttaatgttttaattgttttttttctaagtttttactcttgtttgttttttttgtctttttattgttttgcctattttttaaactttttttgttgttttgactGCATTTTTAGTGCTTGAAGGCTTCTATTAATGTTTTAAGTAACTTTTTAAGTAACTAATGCTTGACTTCTGTTTTCGTTGTAGTGTTTTGGCATAAGTTTTAGtgctttcagtatttttgactgtcgatccttttttttttagtctgtttTCTTAAATCTTATTGAAATTAGCCAaaactattttttcttattattctcgtGATTTTGGTCGTTATTTCCAGGATGccttattttgttgttgctgttctcattaattttctccttttttggggggggcgaTGAGGTAAGATCGGGAATTTCAAAATTCTAGCTTTGTGCAATCATTAATTTTCCACTAATggagttctttttcttttgttcctccttctccatcaagtcgtttttttttttatttcttgtaaaattcttaatttctttccaaGGCCTATTTTGTTTCAAAAATTAATTTCTTTCCAATCAACAAAGCGTtagtcttattgtttttttttctagtatctctctattttccatcaaatcatatattttctcttgtttattgtcattctttcttctcttatccttatttgtttttgttatttcttaataatatttttaataaaattttttacttttatcttttttttacttttgtctttaTAGTTTACACATGCTTATTCTCTTCAGCCTTCTACATCCTCACTGCTTTCAAAATTTTTCCACTTTAAAATTCGTGACTCTCTTCTCGCCAAaccctctttttcttattttgaacTTCTTTGAGGTTGTCTTTTGGGTGTTCCATTACATCCCATTCTTCTTGAAATCGCCTTTTcactgactttttttgttcttcgtcttctgcTGAGGTGCACTTCGTATTAATGGTTTTGTCATATCCgccattcttgatttttttattaatttgcgtAATTTGTTCATTCTCCTCGattttccttttgattttttttccagtatccatttcctttgtttcatgTTCATCGTGAtccagtttaattttctttgactCTGCATTTAGAAATTGATGAGTAATGTCTTCATTTACCTGGAATTTCCTTTTCATTGaaatgattttctctttttctttcgtagGTGTTGCTTGAGTCTCGCCTTCGCACTCCGAGGACACTTTGAATTCATGGTGCTTTAGGTGCTCGTGGTCTTCGTCAGCCTTCGTGACCGTCCATGCTCGTAACGTCTTCTTGTGCTCCTTGTTGTAAGTTTTGCTGAGGTTCTCGTAGCATCGAATGGTCTTGATGAACCCTTTAGGTTTGTAGTGCCAGAGTCGACGTATTTCTTTCCGAAAGTCGATCTTCAACGGCCTGCCATTCTGGGATTTGTTGTTGCTAAGATACGTTACGAATCTATCCAGGATCGCGTGGTGGACTGGAGTCTCCCAGGGTTTTTGTTCGAAGGGGAAGGAAGTTGGATAGGATTCCTGGACATCCTGCTGATTTTTAAGTATGTAATTTCCTGTAGGATAATACTGTACATGCAGCTCACGGAATATTTTCTGTATAGTCAGCGGTTCGTTTTCAGTATAGTCAGCCTTTcgttccatctcctcttccttcctcatctccccttcaccttcctctgagCCTTCATCCATCCAGTCCGAATCACTGTCCTGCTCATCGTCACTCCAGATGTCCCAGGTGAGGCCTGTGAGGGAGTCCTTGGTGGACTCCTTGTACTCCTGCGGCGACACCTCCAGGTAGCTTATTGCCTCATCTTCCAGCACCTTGCTCCTCTGTGCCCACTCACTCTCCTGCGTCTGAATGTcataaactttcaaaattatgTCTTGAGCCGAACTCCGCGACAAGAACCTGTTCATTTTGGCCAGAACTGTCTTGGTGTGGCGTGCCTTTTCCTTGACCATGTTAATGTAATCACGCCGGAGCTtgagttgtttgttgttatgttgGGTGAGCAGTAGCAGCCTCTGGTGTTTAGGGAGGTGCATCAGACCTATGTCATCTTTGGGGCACAAGGGAAACAGACTGTTAAGCTCGTGCTCCGATAAGCGTCTCTTAAGGTATTTATGCTTCTGCTGCAGAAACTTGCGCGTCAAGCTCTGATAAGTTTCTTTCGCGACAGACAAGTACTTTTCCAACTTGTTTCTGCTCATGTTATTCAATTTTACTTTGACCTCCTCGCGGCGGGCctgatttcccttttccttacaAAAGAACTTATATTCGTCGTCGATATCGTGAACGAGGCTCTCCACGTAGCCTTGAAGCTTCTCGCACACAGGGCCGTGGCAGGGAAAGGGCGACTCATGTCCTTGCATTGTAGCCACAGTCTGTAAAAACAGCAACACGGAAGTCATGTCTGAGTGACTTTGCGGCTCCCATCCATTTCCCCGCTGTGCCTTTGCGAGGACGTGCTCATTCAGGTACTGGAGGCGGCGGATGGGGAGCTGGTCCAGGAACTTGACAATCTTGACTGCGAGTCGCCGTTTCTTACGGAGCATTTCTACCGTCGCCTGTGCTTGGAAGATTTCTTCACACGACACTTTGTGCTTCCGCGACAAACTGTAAAGAAGGGCCTCTTTCTCTGTCATGAGGAAGTCGTTAAGGTAGGCCTTCTGCCGCTTGAAAGACTGCCACGCTGCAGTGCCCTGTGTGCCCAGGCGCAGGCCTGGGAACCGCTTGAGGCCCTTGGCACGCCGCCACAACTTTTTGAATATCGCGAAATTCCTTCGGCAAACTGTTTTCATGACGTAGCGGCGAATGTTTCTGCTGACATTCTTTTCCATAAACTGTTCAagaattttttccttctcttgaatGGAATGTGTTGAAAGATTGACCTTGGGGAACAAAGGAGCTCGGCAGCAGTGGAATTCTTGACTGTAAGTCTTGTCTTTGAGTGGGCAGTCAGAGACCATTTCCTGCATCCACAGAGTGCGGCTCACATCCTGACTCCGCCTCCACGCCGCCTTCTCGTGCCCCTCCTCTTCGCTACCATCACTGAATTCGCCGGCAAGTCTGTTAAGCAGCTTgaagtccacctccttctctggtGATGTCtggcttttctttgttatattatCATCACTGGCACCACCGCACTCGCCGTCTTCAACCGAACTGGACTCCTCGCCATCTGAGGGATACTCAGTGGGACTCAAGCGGGCCtcactctcagcgtcactgtcgtcctcctcatcccaaGAAGCGTCATTCGTTTCACACTCATCATCCTCCACGTCTGAGAGGTGGCAGTGCATTCTCTCGTCGTCGGAGAACTCAAGGCTGGCGTGTGACTTGTCGTCAGGGATGTAATActcgtcctcgtcgtcttcttcgTTGCTTGAGTTACCGTCTTGTCCCTTCATCCCAGGCACGCTCCCTTCCACGCGGTCATTCTGGTGGGTGAGAGTTTGGGGGTGTTTGAGCACGTGCTCCACCGTCACCTTTCCGTTGTAAATCGCTTCCATGGTGTTCAGCAGAGTCTCTGGGGCCTGTGCGTGAAGCGTGACAGCGCTACTCACAAACTTCTTCGCCATCTTTATCTCTTCAATTGCTGTTTTACATTTTTGGATTTCGTCTTCATTATTTGACCggttctcttcgttttcctgaACTTCGTCACATTGTTCGTCTTTTGTTTCATTAacgtttccttcttccatctggTCGTCATCGCCTCGaccttcctcgtcatcctcatcatcactccAGTTTTCAAACTCGTCCTTCTCCGCTGCTTTGTGTAAATAGACTTTCTTATCCATGCCCCGCTTGAAGTAGCGATGCACGATGCCCTGCATGGCGTAGTGCATCTTGCGCATGACGGCCTCCTGTTTCTTGTGGCTCTTGCCCTTCATTCTAAAGTACATGCGTCTCAGGAAGGCCTTGACGATGTATGTCACATGTTGCACCACCATTTTGTTGGGGAAGGTCAGCTGTGCCAGGATATCATCGTGTGACTTTTGCAAGTGATTAAGGCGCGTGAGGGCGGCGAGAAATTTCTTGGGGCAGGTGTTGTCTAGTGAAGTGTATTCGCTACTATCCAATTTAAAGTTACCGACAGGAGGGTTGGGTTTGTCCTGGAGTTCGTTTTCCATCTCCTCTGGCGTGGCCTCAACACCGGCCATGACGGCGCCCCAGGCCTGCTCATCAAAGAAGCAATGTTTGTCCAGCCACTCCGTTACCCAGTCAATCTTAGAAATTTCAATGTGTTCTTCATCCTCGTTCTCAGAGTCACATGTCTGAGGTGCGCTGTATTTGAAGGACTGATTTTGTTCCGGCCCCTTCAAGGACTCAGTGTTCCGTCCCTCTGTCACTACTTTCTGTAGGGCAGCCAGACAACAGGAAATGTTAAGAAAGAGTGAGACATGTATTCATATAAACTTGCATGTGGTGATGAACCATCTATCTCAATATGTCAGTCAGCTGTCCAGTCAGTCACTCTGTTAATctactccttcattaacttattcgtatattcattcattaagaCAGCGAATCAATTACTTTATCTATTGGTTTTCTTTCTATCcgtttgtgtatctgtctatctatgtatctgtttttcttatccatctatctatctatctctatctatttacctttctattaatcaatcaatatatCAATCAATATATCAAATCTCTCTACgtatttgtctgtgtatctatctgtcagtatcttcttacatttttattctatcttaatcttatctatctatctttctatctatctatgtatctatttatatatctctctacctatttatctattagtcaatcaaccaattaatctatttatctacttatctatctaattatctcTAGGTCTATCAGTCTacctatatatttatctgtctgtctatctatccatctaccaaTCATTTAACTCATCAATCTGGgtgtatctttctatttatctatatgttcATCTATCAATCAACCTATACATTTGTGAGTCTATCTATCAAGCAATCCAACGATCACGCAGTGTATCCAtctcaacactctctctctcaagaagaaACCTGCAAGACGGTCATCTGAGGCAACACAGTCTGTGGTGTATACTCGTACTTACTCGTGCCTGTGTTTTCTTGCCACTCAGGCGACGCAGTGCGGCCAGACGCCTCTCTTTGGCTCGCGCGGCTCTTACTTCCTTCACGGATTCTGCTCTCTTGTACTCCATGTCTGTGTATTCCTCAGGACAAATCTCGGTGCTGTTCTCACACATCAGTGGAGTGTTTCTCTTGAAATCCTTGTGCCCAATGGATCACAGGGGGTGGGTAAACCTGAAGGATGGATTTTTTGCCAGTAGGTATATCAACTTTGTATTTGGGATCGTCTGTCGCAGCCGAAAATCAGCTTCGAGTTAGGTGGCAAGCAGACTCAGGAAGACGGTTGCTGATTGGTGCTAGCGCCCGAGACCCCAGGAAAACGTCCGCTGATTGGTGAAGTGCTTGAATTGGACTGAGTTATTGtgcttttgcttcttcttcttcttcttcttcctcttcttcttcttcttcttcttatatatatatatatatatatatatatatatatatatatatatatatatatatatatatatatatatatatatatatatatatatacacacacacacacacacacacacacacacacacacacatacaacctcCCTCTTGGAAAAGTTCGTTacaggaagcaggcagggatagCCAGACTTTAccatagaaagggatgaatgattgagagtactggttaactctggcaTTGCAGACGTTAACACAACAGAAATGAGACCACGAAGAGAGTGTTATGCAGGAAGGTcgcgggaggatgggaggcaagcatctagcaagatcagaagaccagttagttTTAAAAGAGGGGTAAAACATAGCCAGAAATGCAACCCTGTGGTGATAAGAGAGGCTaaagagagtcagttagaggagaagagttcaTTACACGAAATGATTTTcgttccaccctgtctaattgtctgtctgtctgtgtgtgtcttgttgttgctcctgctgcacttgatgtgttttgtttttgttaatattgttgttgttgtcgttgttgttgttgttgttgttgctgaagcTTCAGCTGCatttgctgtttgttttgttattgtttttgttgttgttgttgttgttgttgttgttgttgttaatgttgtttgttgttgttgttgttgttgttgttgttattgttgttattgtaacaTGGAATGAGGACATGGTACTAAAGAAAACATGACGTAATAACTAGCTGAAGAAATGTGCTTAGCTGATCTAATTATACGTGTATATTCGGTCAGTtattcaccaacacacacacacacacacacacacacacacacacacacacacacacacacacacacacacacacacacacacacacacacacacacacacacacacacacacacacacacacacacacacacacacagaaaacacacacacacacacacacacacacacacacacaggtaaaaaaaatatgttataatgtcatttcattagTCATTTTCAGTTATTGGTGTGTGAcactttgttcttgtttgtatgCTTAGTGTTTCATGTCGATCATTTAACAGAAGGAAGACAATCACCAACATCTACGTATCTCTTGTTGATTTTTCTCCATGTTCGGCGATGAGGAGACTGGCCAgcgaataatataaaaatgataacaTTCTTCCCACTTAAGgattaatatatatgtatgtaattatattagagaaaatgaaaataagttagAACGTAAATAAGTttttaaataagtgaataaatgatatAAAGGAGGCAAATATAAGTCAAAGATACTTTGACACTTGCAATGTATGAGAAAAGAGACACATTAAGGCATTACATTATAACTGacaatcatcattatcgttataTCTTTATGAACATTTCATTATGCACATTATACAACGTTTGCTCCTTTTTTGGCTATAATGTTTGATAATGTTtgtttcattactctctctctctctctctctctctctctctctctctctctctctctctctctctctctctctctctctctctctctctctttctctctctctctcttttatttatacttGATACAGTTTAGTTTGACAGAGTCTGCTGTTATGCACATTTATATGCAATCCACAACACTTTTACAGGCTAAAGGCAACATATCTAGTGTTTCCTATCTAAAAGCCTAACTCTGTTGGCATGCTCCTTTTCTTATGTCGGCAGCCAGGCGTTCACGAGCTCCTTGAACTGCTGGACAGTTATGCCGGCCAGACGTGGCTCTGTGGGGACTTGGGAGACGGCCCTGGTGGCCACCTGGGCCCGCCGGGGGGTCTGCCAGAGTGCTTGTAGGTGAGGCACTCGTTGCTGATGCACCTTAAACATCACAGGGAGGCTTCTACGCCACGACGGTGCTGGAAGCTGCCGAGTCGTGGTTCCTGCTGGGCGCTGCTGTCCTTGATCAGCCTCACCGCACGGCTGTGGACCTTATCGAAGAGGCTTATTCGCAGCGCCGCCCCATGCAAGGCTGGAGTACTCAAGGGACGAGCggacctatctctctctctctctctctctctctctctctctctctctcttctttgtttataagaaagaaaagacctcCATACATTATGTTAACATTTAACTGTATagtttatctttatatatatatatatatatatatatatatatatatatatatatatatatatatatatatatatatatatatatatatatatatatatatatatatatatatagggtgcgtacagtatttttttcattttttaggGCCACAAAAAAGTCACAATTTTGTTGCAAATGCAATTattgcaaaaaagaaaacaggctCTGTATCAGCACACTTCTGGTGTCCCGTTACTCGATGAATTCGCTCTTGGCATCAATGACGTCCTCAACACGCCCTGGAAACCTGGCACAGGCCTTCTTCACGACCTCCTTTCAGAGACTGGCGAAGACGACCTTGATTCGACTGATCAGATCATCCTTACTCTTGCATGGG
This is a stretch of genomic DNA from Scylla paramamosain isolate STU-SP2022 unplaced genomic scaffold, ASM3559412v1 Contig58, whole genome shotgun sequence. It encodes these proteins:
- the LOC135098366 gene encoding uncharacterized protein LOC135098366, producing MCENSTEICPEEYTDMEYKRAESVKEVRAARAKERRLAALRRLSGKKTQARKVVTEGRNTESLKGPEQNQSFKYSAPQTCDSENEDEEHIEISKIDWVTEWLDKHCFFDEQAWGAVMAGVEATPEEMENELQDKPNPPVGNFKLDSSEYTSLDNTCPKKFLAALTRLNHLQKSHDDILAQLTFPNKMVVQHVTYIVKAFLRRMYFRMKGKSHKKQEAVMRKMHYAMQGIVHRYFKRGMDKKVYLHKAAEKDEFENWSDDEDDEEGRGDDDQMEEGNVNETKDEQCDEVQENEENRSNNEDEIQKCKTAIEEIKMAKKFVSSAVTLHAQAPETLLNTMEAIYNGKVTVEHVLKHPQTLTHQNDRVEGSVPGMKGQDGNSSNEEDDEDEYYIPDDKSHASLEFSDDERMHCHLSDVEDDECETNDASWDEEDDSDAESEARLSPTEYPSDGEESSSVEDGECGGASDDNITKKSQTSPEKEVDFKLLNRLAGEFSDGSEEEGHEKAAWRRSQDVSRTLWMQEMVSDCPLKDKTYSQEFHCCRAPLFPKVNLSTHSIQEKEKILEQFMEKNVSRNIRRYVMKTVCRRNFAIFKKLWRRAKGLKRFPGLRLGTQGTAAWQSFKRQKAYLNDFLMTEKEALLYSLSRKHKVSCEEIFQAQATVEMLRKKRRLAVKIVKFLDQLPIRRLQYLNEHVLAKAQRGNGWEPQSHSDMTSVLLFLQTVATMQGHESPFPCHGPVCEKLQGYVESLVHDIDDEYKFFCKEKGNQARREEVKVKLNNMSRNKLEKYLSVAKETYQSLTRKFLQQKHKYLKRRLSEHELNSLFPLCPKDDIGLMHLPKHQRLLLLTQHNNKQLKLRRDYINMVKEKARHTKTVLAKMNRFLSRSSAQDIILKVYDIQTQESEWAQRSKVLEDEAISYLEVSPQEYKESTKDSLTGLTWDIWSDDEQDSDSDWMDEGSEEGEGEMRKEEEMERKADYTENEPLTIQKIFRELHVQYYPTGNYILKNQQDVQESYPTSFPFEQKPWETPVHHAILDRFVTYLSNNKSQNGRPLKIDFRKEIRRLWHYKPKGFIKTIRCYENLSKTYNKEHKKTLRAWTVTKADEDHEHLKHHEFKVSSECEGETQATPTKEKEKIISMKRKFQVNEDITHQFLNAESKKIKLDHDEHETKEMDTGKKIKRKIEENEQITQINKKIKNGGYDKTINTKCTSAEDEEQKKSVKRRFQEEWDVMEHPKDNLKEVQNKKKRVWREESHEF